One region of Triticum aestivum cultivar Chinese Spring chromosome 6B, IWGSC CS RefSeq v2.1, whole genome shotgun sequence genomic DNA includes:
- the LOC123137699 gene encoding S-adenosylmethionine synthase 3, whose product MAAETFLFTSESVNEGHPDKLCDQVSDAVLDACLAQDADSKVACETVTKTNMVMVLGEITTKATVDYEKIVRDTCRNIGFISDDVGLDADRCKVLVNIEQQSPDIAQGVHGHFTKRPEEVGAGDQGIMFGYATDETPELMPLSHVLATKLGARLTEVRKNGTCAWVRPDGKTQVTVEYLNEDGAMVPVRVHTVLISTQHDETVTNDEIAADLKEHVIKPVIPAKYLDENTIFHLNPSGRFVIGGPHGDAGLTGRKIIIDTYGGWGAHGGGAFSGKDPTKVDRSGAYIARQAAKSIIASGLARRCIVQISYAIGVPEPLSVFVDSYGTGKIPDREILKLVKENFDFRPGMISINLDLKKGGNRFIKTAAYGHFGRDDADFTWEVVKPLKFDKASA is encoded by the coding sequence ATGGCAGCCGAGACGTTCCTCTTCACGTCCGAGTCTGTGAACGAGGGCCATCCCGACAAGCTCTGTGACCAAGTCTCCGACGCCGTCTTGGATGCCTGCTTGGCCCAGGATGCCGACAGCAAGGTCGCCTGCGAGACCGTCACCAAGACCAACATGGTCATGGTCTTGGGCGAGATCACCACCAAGGCCACCGTCGACTATGAGAAGATCGTGCGTGACACCTGCCGCAACATCGGTTTCATCTCTGATGACGTTGGTCTCGACGCCGACCGTTGCAAGGTGCTCGTCAACATCGAGCAGCAGTCCCCTGACATTGCCCAGGGTGTTCATGGACACTTCACCAAGCGTCCCGAAGAAGTCGGCGCCGGTGACCAGGGCATCATGTTCGGCTATGCCACCGATGAGACCCCTGAGCTGATGCCCCTCAGCCACGTGCTTGCCACCAAGCTTGGAGCTCGCCTCACGGAGGTCCGCAAGAATGGCACCTGCGCCTGGGTCAGGCCTGACGGAAAGACCCAGGTCACAGTCGAGTACCTAAACGAGGATGGTGCCATGGTACCTGTTCGTGTGCACACCGTCCTCATCTCCACCCAGCACGACGAGACCGTCACCAACGACGAGATTGCCGCGGACCTCAAGGAGCATGTCATCAAGCCGGTGATCCCCGCGAAGTACCTCGATGAGAACACCATTTTCCACCTGAACCCGTCTGGCCGCTTTGTCATCGGCGGCCCTCATGGTGACGCCGGTCTCACCGGCCGCAAGATCATCATCGACACCTATGGTGGCTGGGGAGCCCACGGTGGCGGTGCCTTCTCTGGCAAGGACCCAACCAAGGTCGACCGCAGTGGCGCCTACATTGCCAGGCAGGCTGCCAAGAGCATCATCGCCAGCGGCCTCGCACGCCGCTGCATCGTGCAGATCTCATACGCCATTGGTGTGCCTGAGCCTTTGTCTGTGTTCGTCGACTCCTACGGCACCGGCAAGATCCCCGACAGGGAGATCCTCAAGCTCGTGAAGGAGAACTTTGACTTCAGGCCCGGGATGATCAGCATCAACCTGGACTTGAAGAAAGGTGGAAACAGGTTCATCAAGACTGCTGCTTATGGTCACTTTGGCCGCGATGATGCTGACTTCACCTGGGAGGTGGTGAAGCCCCTCAAGTTCGACAAGGCATCTGCCTAA